In the Phaeobacter piscinae genome, AGGCGACTGAATGGCTGACAGCACAGGATGATCTGGACGAGCGTTTTGCCGGGGCGGTGCCTTATCTGCATGCTTTTGCACGGGTTCTGGGCGGGCATTACCATTTGGCGGCGGCGATGGCGGATCTGGGCGGGCCGCGTGAGAAGCTGGCGCGCTTTTACATCAACCGGATGCTGCCAGAGCACGCCTCCCTACTGGCGCATGCGCAGGCGGGGAGCGCGGGCGCGCGGGCGCTGACACTGGATGAGCTGGCAGACGGATGACCAGCCCGCGCCCAGACGGCCCATGGAGTGAACCTCCCGCGCAGGGCGAGGCGATCGAGGTGGCGGAAGGCGTGCTCTGGATGCGCCTGCCACTGCCGATGAAGCTGGATCATGTGAACGTCTATGCGCTGGACGACGGTGATGGCTGGACCATCGTGGACACAGGTATGTCGTCGAACAAGACCCGTCGGATCTGGGAAGAGCTGATGGCGGGGCCATTGGGTGGTAAACCGGTTCGCCGGGTGGTCGTGACCCATCATCACCCGGACCACATCGGCAATGCGGGATGGTTCCAGTCGGTGCATGGTGCGGAGCTGGTGACCACGCGCACCGCTTGGCTGTTTGCCCGTATGCTGACGCTGGATGTGCAGGAGAGTTGGCCGGAGGAGACGTTGGCGTTTTATCGCAGCGCCGGGATGGATCCGGCGATCTATGACGCGCGGGTGGCGGAGCGGCCATTCAATTTCTCTGATACGGTCTATCCCATGCCGCTAGGATTTACCCGTATCAAACAGGGCGACGTGTTGCGCATGGGCGGGCGCGACTGGGATGTGCATATGGGCAATGGCCACGCGCCGGAGCATGCAACCTTCTGGAGCCGCGATGACAATCTGGTGATCACAGGGGATCAGATCCTGTCGTCGATCAGCCCCAATATCGGCGTTTATGCCACTGAACCCATGGCCGATCCGGTGGCGGAGTGGCTGGAGGCCTGCGAGCGCATGGCACCGTTGACACAGCCCGATCAGCTGGCCTTGGGAGGGCATAAGCTGCCGTTTCTCGGTCTGCCGCACCGCATGGCGCAGCTCATTGACAATCATCACGGTGCGCTGGCGCGATTGCTTGACCACCTGGATGAACCGAGGACTGCAGCAGAGTGCTTTGCCCCGCTGTTCAAGCGCAAGATCGGGGGCGGGGAATACGGGCTTGCTTTGGTTGAGGCGGTGGCCCATGTAAATCATCTGTACCACCTGGGTCAGGTGGACCGCAGCCGCCGGGCTGACGGGGCCTGGCTCTACCAGCGTAAGGGGTGATCGACCCCTGGGAAGGGAGAGATCATGACAGATGAAATCGCAACAAGCGCCGAGGCTGCCGAGGCGGCTGTTCTGCCCTGTGTACATGAGGTCCATGCAGATCCTGATGCCTGCGCAGGCATCAAAAAGCTGCCTGAGCCGCTGCAAAAGCCGGTCGCAGACAAAAGCGCTGCACGCTGGGCCTATGAGCGGCTGATCCTCTACATCAAGAATTTCGAAGAGCAGCTGGATGGCGAGCATGAGGTCGCCATGGGGTTTGCCGGTGGCGATGCCGGGGTGATGCGGATTGAAGGCATGGGGTATTTTGATCCCGATATCATTACCTATTACGGCAGCGATTCCAGCGGCGCGCGCACCCAGCTGGTGCAGCATGTGAGCCAGCTGAACGTGATGCTGCGCGCCCTGCCCAAGCGCAATGAGGCAGCACCCGCTAATCGGATCGGTTTTCGTCTGGTCTCTGATCTGGAGGGCGATGGGTCTGAGACCTGATCGCGGGGTAGCACTATCCCTGTGGGGTGGCGTTGCGTTATTTTGCGGCGTCGCCGCGGGCGCTGCTGCCGGGGATGCGGATGTGCCAGACGGATATTGGCAGCGCTTGGAGCGGGCCGCGCATCACGCGCTGATGCAGGAGGTCGCAGCGGCTGGGGGGAAGACTGCACCGTTCACCACGGACGGGTGTAGCGGTGGTTTGTCGACGATCTGGCGGCAGCTGAGCGGACAATCCGGGGCTGATGGCGGACCACCGTTTGAGGCCTGCTGTGTGATCCATGACCGGAAATATCACAACGCGGCCGGGATTGGCGGTGCGAATCCAGCCGTGTCGGAAGGGGTAGAACCGGCGGCGGCCAGTCAAGGTGCGCGATTGGCTGCGGATCAGGCTCTGCGCCGCTGCGTAGAGACAAATCTCAGCGTCAACGATCCCACAATCGCCAATCTGGCGTCACCAGTGGCGACTGCGGTCTATGCAGCCGTGCGATTCGGTGGTGCGCCCTGCTCGGGGTTGAGTTGGCGTTGGGGGTATGGCTACCGGCCCTGCCGTGGCTATTTCACCCGCTGATTTGATCCGACTGCGCCCGATTGACGTGGTGACAGGGTCCGTGAAATCCAGTATTCAGCGGAAAACAGACGCGTATAGGAATGGACATATGGCTGACCATAAGCACGGTTCGATGGATATTACCGTTCAGGAAAAAACCTACGAAGGCTTCCTCAAATTCACCACCCGGTTCTGCATTGCGGCGCTGCTCTTTGCGGTGTTCCTTGCAATTTTCGCGACCTGATCACCCTCGTGAGCGGTTCTGATCTTAACGGGCGTTCCGGTATTCGGCGGCTGTCGACCGGATTGCGGGTTGCAGCGCTCGGTGTGGCGGTTGCTGCGCTGACGGCCTGTGCGGCCCAACAGCAGCCCAATGCCGATGACGCCACGCTTGAGCGGGTGGCCTATCGTCACAATGGTCCGCCTGCGCTGACGCTGTACACCATGATCAATAACCGCACCGGCAAGGGCGCGCATACATCGCTGATGGTCAACGCCTCCGAACGGGTGATTTTTGATCCAGCGGGTTCGTTCTATGCAGATGTGGTGCCAGAGCGCGACGATGTGCTCTTCGGCATTACGCCGGGCGTAGAGAAGGCCTATCGCGGGTCTCATGCACGCAGCACGCATCATGTGGTGGTGCAGCGGCTTGAGGTGACGCCGGAGCAAGCGCAACGGGCCTATCAGCTGGTCCGGGCGAACGGACGCGTACCGGGGGCGTTTTGTGCCAATGCTACGGCATCAATTCTGAAACAGATTCCGGGGTTCGAGAGCCTGAACGTGACCTTTTATCCGGGTAACCTGTCGGAGCAGTTCGGCGCCCTGCCGGGTGTCACAACGGAGCGTTACCGGGAAAATGACAGCGCAGACCTGCAAGAAGGGCTGGCGAAGAACAACGCAGCGTTGAACGCGGGCGGTTGATCTCCTCGGCGCGTGCCGCGACTGAAGATATTTGAAAAGCCGCAGCATCGCCTGCGGCTTTTGTTTTGGCCGGAACGGATCAGCCTGAAAACAGAAACAGCAGCAGAAAGCCGACCGCGCCGCTACCCATGGCGATCAGCACATTTCGCGTCCAATAGCCTAGCGCAAAGACGGCGGCGGCGACCGCCAGATGCGGAAGGCTGGGCGTGCCGCCAGTCGGGGTTGGCCAGACCACCAGAGGTGTCACCAGTGCCGGTATGATCGCGACCGCCGTGTACCGCAGATGACGCATCAGCCAGGGTGGCATGCTGCGCCCGCCCATCAGCCCGATGAAGGCAAACCGCAGGGCGAAACTGCCGATGGCAAGACCAATGATAATGGTCCAGAGCAGGGTTGGATCGGGGGCCTGTGTCATGACGGATCCTTTGCAGTTTGGCGGCGCTCCAGCCAGACCTCGGCCTGGGCACCGGCCATCATGCCGACGAGGCCTGCAACAATCAGGCCAAGGTTATAGGGCAGCGCGGTAGCAGGCAGAGCGGTGGCGACGGCGGCGAAACAGGCCACAACATGGGCGGGCGTGCGCAGCATTGGCCCGATCATAGCCAAAAATGCCAGCGGCAAGACGAAATCGAGTCCCCAGCTGGCGGGGATCTGGGTGCCGACCAATGCGCCGATATAGGTGGCGATCATCCAGCCCGGCGCCACGCAGCCATTGGTGCCGAAGAAATAGGCCATACGCTGCGACAGGGTCATCTGCGGGTGGGTTTCGAACTGCACAATGGAGAGTGCATAAGACTGATCAACCGTCAGATACGCGGCACAGGCGCGCTGCCACAGAGGAGCGCCGCCGAGGTACGGCGTGAGAGAGGCAGAATACATCGCAACCCGCAGGTTCACTGCGAGAGCGGAAATCAGGATGATCACTAGCGGTGTGTTCTCTTCCATCAGTTGCAGGGCTGTAAACTGTGCGGACCCGGCAAAGACCGAGAGCGAGAAGATCATGGCTTCGGGGACAATCAGTCCCGCTTCGGCGGCGAGAACGCCAAACAGAAGCCCAAATGGTCCCGAGACCAGAAGGAAGGGCGCGCCGTCGCGAAACCCCTTCCAAAACGCCGATTTCGTGGTGGTGATTGCCATGATCTGGTCCTAGGTTACTGCTCAGATGGCATAAGCCTGGTGGCGGAGGTTTGCAATTGATGATGGCTGAAGAAGGCTCTGATCTGGCGTCGGTATTGGCCGAATATGTGATCGCCCCTGCGCCGACTGATGCGCGGCTGACGCGGGCGGTTCAGGGGATCGACCACACCGGCACGGCAACAGAAATCTCGGTGGTGGAGGAACGACCGCTGACGATCTACCTCAACCGTCAGGAAATCGTGACGGCGATGACCATTGGGGACTATCCTGAGTATCTGGCGCTCGGCTTTCTGCGCAATCAGGGCATGTTGCAGCCCGGTGATGAGATTACCGCCATCGACTATGACGAAGAGCTGGAGACGGTGGTGGTTCGAACCGCGGTTGAAACCTCCTATGAAGACAAGCTGCAGAAGAAGACCCGCACATCCGGCTGCGCCGTGGGCACGGTGTTTGGTGATATGATGGAAGGGCTTGAGGGGGTCGTGCTGCCTCAGACGCCCGTGCGCAGCTCCTGGCTTTATGCGCTGGCCCATAAGATCAATCGCACGCCCTCGCTCTATCTTGAGGCCGGCGCCATTCACGGCACAGTGCTGTGCCAAGAAGACCGCCCGCTGGTCTATATGGAGGATGTCGGACGGCATAACGCCGTGGACAAGATTGCGGGCTGGATCCAGAGCACGGGCGCAGAGGTGTCCGACAAGATCCTCTACACCACCGGGCGGCTGACCTCAGAGATGGTGATCAAGACCGCGATGATGGGGATCCCGGCGCTGGTGTCGCGATCCGGCTTCACCGCCTGGGGGGTGGAGATCGCACAGGAGTTGGGCCTGACACTCATCGGCCGGATGCGTGGGCAGCGGTTTATCTGTCTGTCCGGGGAGGCGCGGCTGATCCGGGATATGGATCCGGCCAATGTGCCCGCAGAGGCAAAGGCGCATCGGCGCAAGAGCGCGGAACGATAGGTGCCTTGCATGTGGGCTCTGCTTTTGAAGGCAGGTCAATTCGCGCGCAAAGAGGAGATGTCATGAGACAAAACGGACCGTTGGGCATCATCCTCGCAGGAGGTCTCGCGACCCGCATGGGCGGCGGCGACAAGGGGCGCCTGCAGGTTGGTGGGTGCAGCCTGATCCGTCATGTGATCGATCGCCTGTCGCCGCAGGTGGAACAGGTGGCTTTGAATGCCAATGGGGAGCCTGCGCGTTTCGACGACCTGGGGCTGCCGGTGATTGCGGATAGTATCGATGGGTTTGCCGGGCCGCTTGCCGGGGTGCTGGCGGGACTGGACTGGGCCGCCGAACAGGGGGCTGACAGCATCGTGACCGTCGCGGCCGATACTCCTTTTTTCCCGCAGGATCTCGTCGCGCGCCTGAGCGAAAGCGCCGCCGGGCAGGTGCATCCGTTGGTGCTGGCGACAACGCCACGCACTGGAGAAGAGCTGAAATCCGGTGGGCACCGCCGGGTAAACCGACATCCGACCTTTGGCCTCTGGCCGGTGGCCCTGCGCGATGACCTGCGTGCGGCCTTGCAGGGTGGTCTGCGCAAGGTGGTGCTTTGGACCGATCAGCACCAGGGGCGCGAAGCCCTGTTTGAGGCCGAGCCTTTTGATCCGTTTTTCAACGTCAATACACTGGACGATTTGGCGCAGGCGGAGGCATTGCTGCGATGAAGATCTACGGTGTCACGGGCTGGAAAAACTGCGGCAAGACCGGATTGATGGAGCGATTGGTCGCTGAGTTCTGTCGGCGCGGCCACAGTGTTTCGACGTTAAAACACGCCCATCACAGCACGGATGTGGATCAGCCAGGCACCG is a window encoding:
- a CDS encoding MBL fold metallo-hydrolase, which produces MTSPRPDGPWSEPPAQGEAIEVAEGVLWMRLPLPMKLDHVNVYALDDGDGWTIVDTGMSSNKTRRIWEELMAGPLGGKPVRRVVVTHHHPDHIGNAGWFQSVHGAELVTTRTAWLFARMLTLDVQESWPEETLAFYRSAGMDPAIYDARVAERPFNFSDTVYPMPLGFTRIKQGDVLRMGGRDWDVHMGNGHAPEHATFWSRDDNLVITGDQILSSISPNIGVYATEPMADPVAEWLEACERMAPLTQPDQLALGGHKLPFLGLPHRMAQLIDNHHGALARLLDHLDEPRTAAECFAPLFKRKIGGGEYGLALVEAVAHVNHLYHLGQVDRSRRADGAWLYQRKG
- a CDS encoding AzlC family ABC transporter permease, with product MAITTTKSAFWKGFRDGAPFLLVSGPFGLLFGVLAAEAGLIVPEAMIFSLSVFAGSAQFTALQLMEENTPLVIILISALAVNLRVAMYSASLTPYLGGAPLWQRACAAYLTVDQSYALSIVQFETHPQMTLSQRMAYFFGTNGCVAPGWMIATYIGALVGTQIPASWGLDFVLPLAFLAMIGPMLRTPAHVVACFAAVATALPATALPYNLGLIVAGLVGMMAGAQAEVWLERRQTAKDPS
- a CDS encoding aa3-type cytochrome c oxidase subunit IV, with product MADHKHGSMDITVQEKTYEGFLKFTTRFCIAALLFAVFLAIFAT
- a CDS encoding DUF6173 family protein encodes the protein MTDEIATSAEAAEAAVLPCVHEVHADPDACAGIKKLPEPLQKPVADKSAARWAYERLILYIKNFEEQLDGEHEVAMGFAGGDAGVMRIEGMGYFDPDIITYYGSDSSGARTQLVQHVSQLNVMLRALPKRNEAAPANRIGFRLVSDLEGDGSET
- a CDS encoding AzlD domain-containing protein, which produces MTQAPDPTLLWTIIIGLAIGSFALRFAFIGLMGGRSMPPWLMRHLRYTAVAIIPALVTPLVVWPTPTGGTPSLPHLAVAAAVFALGYWTRNVLIAMGSGAVGFLLLFLFSG
- a CDS encoding formate dehydrogenase accessory sulfurtransferase FdhD; this encodes MMAEEGSDLASVLAEYVIAPAPTDARLTRAVQGIDHTGTATEISVVEERPLTIYLNRQEIVTAMTIGDYPEYLALGFLRNQGMLQPGDEITAIDYDEELETVVVRTAVETSYEDKLQKKTRTSGCAVGTVFGDMMEGLEGVVLPQTPVRSSWLYALAHKINRTPSLYLEAGAIHGTVLCQEDRPLVYMEDVGRHNAVDKIAGWIQSTGAEVSDKILYTTGRLTSEMVIKTAMMGIPALVSRSGFTAWGVEIAQELGLTLIGRMRGQRFICLSGEARLIRDMDPANVPAEAKAHRRKSAER
- the mobA gene encoding molybdenum cofactor guanylyltransferase MobA, whose translation is MRQNGPLGIILAGGLATRMGGGDKGRLQVGGCSLIRHVIDRLSPQVEQVALNANGEPARFDDLGLPVIADSIDGFAGPLAGVLAGLDWAAEQGADSIVTVAADTPFFPQDLVARLSESAAGQVHPLVLATTPRTGEELKSGGHRRVNRHPTFGLWPVALRDDLRAALQGGLRKVVLWTDQHQGREALFEAEPFDPFFNVNTLDDLAQAEALLR